One Thermosipho atlanticus DSM 15807 DNA window includes the following coding sequences:
- a CDS encoding FG-GAP repeat domain-containing protein: MLKRLLITYLILLQIVLIAGTFTAKFPILNYSQQYPEKAWGAIFIKNIATRVIEGKIVAVNVYKINAIYADSDSGPFSDVSQTFAVDYNNDGYADIISLTYHGKVVIKENKKFDDEGNLILKDIRKYYLPVYNGDGTMIIDDFDNDGSLDMFSYNSWFYAQYVNDVLSPKQISYHRINYFKVKIDNRSAGSGFVTNWTVSAMASFDYNGDGFKDILYVDRKGRFWVWLNDYKKGINRFFNEKNIIFLFEDRSISSDEWYGGGVLDVGDVNNDGIIDIVAGHTNKKNIIIYFGKMVNNKLTFSKKNSLKIVENDGKLGPTTFVDPSIPNSKSPKSLPSFSPTIIKISDIDRDGYKDIFVGTDAWRQRKNFGGSVYLFKGVGITNDNKPQYLSLELVHGSYSYENNPPYDFDAGTIGDLDNDGIPDFVAADGNHSGNFYKIFPRTSKLYVTERGVLISDYIPNVVGILPKDLPQNFIKKITVTLKFDKSLGNGFFEVRYIKSGIKDPQLIDVDSYPLAPGCFPKMPIQEEFTSTIVFNKPVPDPQIIVVLFPESETSAPHLVELEYIVETQQSQVIIKNFNWSKGE, translated from the coding sequence ATGTTAAAAAGACTTTTAATAACTTATTTGATTTTATTACAAATTGTTTTGATAGCGGGAACTTTTACAGCAAAATTTCCAATTTTAAACTACAGTCAACAATATCCCGAAAAGGCATGGGGTGCAATTTTTATAAAAAACATCGCTACCAGAGTTATTGAAGGCAAAATAGTTGCTGTAAATGTTTATAAAATAAACGCTATTTACGCTGATTCTGATTCGGGACCTTTCAGTGATGTTTCACAAACCTTTGCTGTTGATTATAACAATGACGGATATGCTGATATCATTTCTTTGACATATCATGGAAAGGTTGTGATCAAAGAAAACAAAAAGTTTGATGATGAAGGAAATCTGATTCTAAAAGATATTAGAAAATATTATCTTCCTGTATATAACGGTGATGGTACAATGATTATAGACGACTTTGACAACGATGGAAGTTTAGATATGTTTTCGTATAATTCATGGTTTTATGCACAATATGTGAATGATGTTCTTTCACCAAAACAAATCTCTTACCATAGAATTAACTATTTTAAAGTTAAAATAGACAACAGAAGTGCAGGAAGCGGATTTGTAACTAATTGGACCGTTTCAGCTATGGCGAGTTTTGATTATAACGGTGATGGATTTAAAGATATCCTGTACGTTGATAGAAAAGGAAGATTTTGGGTTTGGTTAAATGATTACAAAAAGGGAATCAACAGATTTTTTAACGAAAAAAATATAATCTTTCTTTTTGAAGATAGAAGTATTTCCTCAGATGAATGGTATGGCGGTGGAGTACTTGATGTTGGAGATGTAAATAATGATGGAATAATTGATATCGTTGCTGGTCACACCAACAAAAAGAATATAATCATCTACTTTGGAAAAATGGTTAATAACAAACTCACATTTAGCAAAAAAAACAGTCTTAAAATAGTAGAAAATGATGGAAAACTGGGCCCAACAACTTTTGTAGATCCTTCCATTCCAAATTCCAAATCCCCAAAAAGTCTTCCAAGTTTTTCACCAACTATTATAAAAATTAGTGATATTGACAGGGATGGATATAAAGATATATTTGTAGGAACTGACGCCTGGAGACAAAGAAAAAACTTTGGAGGTAGTGTTTATCTTTTCAAAGGGGTTGGAATAACTAATGATAATAAACCGCAATATTTAAGTCTTGAACTTGTTCATGGAAGTTATTCATATGAAAATAACCCACCATATGACTTTGACGCTGGAACTATTGGAGATTTAGACAACGACGGAATCCCAGATTTTGTAGCCGCTGACGGGAATCACTCTGGAAATTTCTATAAGATTTTCCCTAGAACCTCGAAACTTTATGTCACAGAAAGGGGAGTCTTAATTAGCGATTATATTCCAAATGTTGTTGGAATCCTACCAAAAGATTTGCCCCAAAATTTTATTAAAAAAATAACTGTAACTTTAAAATTTGATAAAAGCCTTGGTAACGGATTCTTCGAAGTACGATACATAAAAAGCGGAATTAAAGACCCTCAATTAATCGATGTCGACAGCTATCCTTTGGCTCCTGGATGTTTTCCAAAAATGCCTATTCAGGAAGAATTTACTTCTACTATTGTCTTTAACAAGCCTGTGCCCGATCCTCAAATAATCGTAGTTTTATTTCCTGAAAGTGAAACTTCTGCTCCACATCTGGTAGAACTGGAATATATAGTAGAAACTCAACAATCACAAGTAATTATCAAAAATTTCAACTGGTCAAAAGGAGAATAG